A genomic segment from Dendropsophus ebraccatus isolate aDenEbr1 chromosome 7, aDenEbr1.pat, whole genome shotgun sequence encodes:
- the OSTC gene encoding oligosaccharyltransferase complex subunit OSTC — MESLYRVPFTVLECPNLKLKKPSWLHMPSAMTVYAMVVVSYFLITGGIIYDVIVEPPSVGSMTDEHGHQRPVAFLAYRVNGQYIMEGLASSFLFTMGGLGFIILDRSNAPNIPKLNRFLLLFIGFVCVLLSFFMARVFMRMKLPGYLMG; from the exons ATGGAGAGCCTGTACCGGGTGCCGTTCACTGTGCTGGAATGTCCGAACCTGAAGCTGAAGAAGCCGTCCTGGCTGCACATGCCCTCCGCTATGACGGTCTATGCCATGGTGGTGGTCTCCTACTTCCTCATCACCGGAG GAATAATTTATGACGTTATTGTGGAACCACCCAGCGTTGGCTCAATGACAGATGAGCATGGTCACCAGCGGCCAGTGGCTTTCCTGGCCTACAG GGTGAATGGACAGTATATAATGGAGGGCCTGGCTTCAAGTTTCCTGTTTACTATGGGAGGCTTAGGCTTTATAATTCTTGATAGGTCTAATGCACCGAATATTCCCAAACTGAACAGGTTCCTTCTGCTTTTCATTGGATTTGTCTGTGTCCTGTTGAGCTTCTTCATGGCCAGAGTCTTTATGAGGATGAAATTGCC TGGATACCTTATGGGCTAA
- the RPL34 gene encoding large ribosomal subunit protein eL34, translating to MVQRLTYRRRLSYNTASNKTRLSRTPGNRIVYLYTKKVGKAPKSACGICPGRLRGIRAVRPKVLMRLSKTKKHVSRAYGGSMCAKCVRDRIKRAFLIEEQKIVVKVLKAQAQSQKAK from the exons ATGGTTCAGCGCCTGACATACCGTCGTAGGCTGTCCTACAACACTGCCTCCAACAAGACCCGGCT GTCTCGAACACCAGGAAACAGAATTGTATATCTGTACACCAAGAAAGTTGGAAAAGCCCccaaatcagcatgtggtatctGCCCCGGAAGACTCCGTGGT ATCCGAGCTGTTAGACCTAAAGTGCTCATGAGGCTGTCAAAGACAAAGAAGCACGTCAGCAGAGCTTATGGTGGTTCCATGTGCGCAAAATGTGTTCGTGACAG AATTAAGCGGGCATTCCTCATTGAGGAGCAGAAGATTGTTGTGAAAGTACTGAAGGCTCAAGCACAGAGCCAGAAGGCAAAGTAA